The following is a genomic window from Pseudopipra pipra isolate bDixPip1 chromosome 2, bDixPip1.hap1, whole genome shotgun sequence.
TTTATCTTATAATCGGCACAAATTCACTACTgagctgattaaaaaaatatacaacaGACAAACCCTTGAAATATGAAGTCattctttttccccttaaatTGTCAAAATTAGggaaaagtttaatttaaaagctgaaaattttTACATGTTTAAAGCATCTTTATCAAAAGGCATTCTCCTTTCCAGAGGAACAGGACACAACCACAACATTTTAATAACTTACAAAGTAGTAAGTCATTCAATAGAAATACATTGGAACCAACTTGAATTAAGAAATAGTACTTGGCTTGTTAAGATAAAAATCTGTCCACTGCAGGGCCTATAAAACAGAAATCCAGTAACTTACATCTCCTGTCATTGCTATTATGGTCActattcacagaaaaaaaactaaggAGATTCAAATATATAGAGAATGTCATACTCTGATTAACAAGGACAAAAACAGGAACAAGGTTAACGTTTAGAATCTGGATGAAGTGACATACAAGTCTGAGAAATTGATTTCATTTTGGCGACAAGCCTGGCAGTGGCTTAACATAAAAATTAAGATAACATAGGTAACGTAAAGTTGCACTTACACGTTCACTCTTTAACGCAGTTATCTATCACTACAACGTCCTTTCTCACAGAAAGGAATACAGAAAGAATAATACAGAAGGGTAAAGAGAAGTAACAGAACTCTTGCCATCACCGTGTAGATGCAAGATGCCTGCTGTGCATATACCACTAAACTCCTGCTGACTCAGGAAGGCATTAGGAACTTCACTATGAAAAGATGATAAAGCAGAACCTAGGAGACAACAAACAGGCATTGCCTTAGGTCTGAGGAAGACTGAGGGAAGACTGTTCTGAAGCAGGTATGGCATCAGACCTCAAAAACTGGAAAGTGTCAAGAGTGGAACAAGCTGCATCTGCAAGGCAAACAGTGTGATTAACTCAAACATATGACAGGATGTTATCTTGGATCCTTTCTGTAACTGTCTCTGAAAGACCCTATGGAAGAGTGCACTAGAAAACATTAAGTCctttctgaaaatacagatgAGTGACCAAAGAGATACAATGGGGGAAGGTGAAGGGAGGCATCTggggaagacagaaaaactcATTCTTTCTTCATTCACATGCATTGCAACAGGTTGTTGGAACAGTGTTCATCCAACGAATAATTAATGACAGTTAATTTCCAAGACCATTATGTTCTATCAGCACCTAATAATATGGGCTATAATCAAGAATGGTGTTTGCTGTTGCTCCCAGTTGAGATAAAGTTCTATTTTATACATCTCCACATAgaagcaaagaaattcttcagtaAGGCTAACTTAACAATTACACTGATCCATCTTGCTGGAATTAAGTCTCTCAGTGATTTTAAGAACAGTTACACATActcaaaaccacaaaaactaAAAGAGGCAGCATGACAAGAAGAATAAGTTTTCTGCCCTATGACATACCATTTTATTCATCATACTTAACAAAGCTAAACCTGTACAAGTTTGTACATATTGCATTGAAAGAACTGTTCACCAGCtcaaaaaatgaacaaaatttcAGAAACATTAAACTTAATGGTCCTTTTGCAATTTTTGTGCAGTCAGTATCAATATATCAGCTCAAAGCTTTTGAgagatacaaaaaaaacccctgaacaATGGCCATAGAGACCACATTTGGGCCAAGACAAGTACCAGGTTGGTGTCCATAGTCATCTCAAATGCCAAATTCAAAGTCTGCTATATAGAAGTGTGAAACTACAGCCACTAGTAAAGAATTAGATGTTTAAACAGAAAAGATAAATTGGATCAAAactacataaatatatatgtagtttatatacatatacagaTAAAGACATAGGTAAACATAAATGACAGTTTAATTCAAGATCACATTTTTACACAGGAGAAATATTACATTCTGATCTACCAGTATGGCTTTTTCCATGAGCAGGTGAgtgttttcagattttaaacCGAACTGTTAGTTGTCTAAGAACACCAGGAATAATTAATTATGTTAGGAAGAATTAATATCAAGAAATGAAAGTGAAATTAGCGTGAAGTTCAGAACATTAAGATAGACACCATTGTGATTTAGCTTTGGAAGACGTTTCACCTTTGATTTAATTATTTGTCACACTGTGGCAGCATATTTCACCTGTTAACTCTCATCTTAAAAAACTGAAAGATAAGgtgtaactttttttcttttaattcaatAGACTGAAATGCACcggaacaaaacaaaaagttgaaaggttaaagaaaacatttagcAGAACTCAGTTTTGACTTGCGGACATGCACAAAattgaaaaaaccccaaacaaattgACTGTTATTGACACTTACGCCAGCCAGCTGTAAGGCAAAGTAATAAAAGACAGCTAATAAAAGTGATCTGCTCACAATGAAACTGTACAAGCCATTAATTCATATTGAAACAGTAAGTCTGATTGTAGTTTTGAGCACAAAAACATAACgtaaaattctattttattcGAATTTGAAAAACTATATTGATTTTAACTAGTTTAAATACATTCATTCCCAGTTAAAGTTTTACAGTAACTGATGATTTTCAATCACACAGACAACCAAGTTATAAATCCCTGAAAAATGGATTTATTATAGGAATACTGATAAAACCTTAACAGCGATACAAATGATACATCACATAGTGTATTACACCTTAACAGTAAGCACTTGATCCCCTTGGATTGGTAGATGCATCACTCCTACTTTTTCTAGTCTAATACCATCCTCTAGGACCAACTGGTTTAAATTGAATTCACAACTGTTTGCAGTTACCtaaaaatgatgatttttttatcGCACTATAAAATATTCTCTTCTAACCAGTATTTCAAAACTTTTGGAAACAGAACATCCCAGTGGGGACTGAACACAGTACACAAGGAGAGTAGTTCTAGTGAATTTGAGAAAGTCATTTCAGAATCAGCGTCCCTGAAGTGATTTAGTATACAGCAGTACTTCCCTTGACATCAGTTAATTGGTGCATGTTTATCTGTGCATCTTAGGACTTTACTGTACCAGTAGGCCTTGGGACTCTTGAAGTTAATCTCATTCTGGCACAAACTTTCTGTGGGGTAGGGCAATTTGCAAATGAAAGGCACTCTGTTATGAGTGAAATTAGAATTATCAGCAATGCAAATGGGCAACTTGTAACACACTGAAGAGAAATGACATAGCATATGTGAGGTCTAAAGTTAAATACTTCCTGTAAAATaagtggaaaaatatgtaaaacagCTGTAGTGCATCTGTTTGCATGCACACAGACATAGCCATTGTACAAGCAGAGATCTTCCAAGCATCTCaactgttgtttgtttttcccccgATGCTTTTTTCCACTTGGGTGAAACCAAGCTTCTAAAGTTCAGCATGACTAGCAGGACAGCCCCTGGCCCACCACTGCACTGCTTTCTGCAGCCCACAGCAAGCAGATCTGGAGTGTAAGTTGTAAGTGTGGTCCTCAGTAGCAGAACAACAGCAGAGGCACACACCACTACTTTGCACCCCTGCTTATCATTTCTCCTCacacctttcctttttctttttctgctctccttgtaaaaaaaaaaaaaaatcatcttggGAATAAAGCTTTCCTTAAGGACAGGAAAACTCATGCTTGTTAGTCTGACTAAGGGATGTGCAAAACAGAAGTCATTTCCCTGAGGCAAAGATCTTCAAGTCATGCCTAGTTTACATTATTCTTAATTCAAGCTGTTGAAATATTTGGCACATTGAGGCCTTGATCACTGACTGAGTCTCATGGCATTATCACAgtctatattatatatttatataatacaGTAGAAGTTACAAATGCTTCATTCGctcattttattttggtttttcaCATTTATTCATTAAAATCCCTTTCCTTCTCAAGGGTGGTGTTAGGTCTCCTGGGCAGGAAGGTAGAGTGACAAATTCCTACTGTATTTAAAGGTTGCAATGAACACTGAATGCCTAAAAGGGCAATTGCAGTAGTTACTGGACTGAAAACAGAGTAACAGGGTGAAAATTAATAGCCTGTTACATACAGCCTTTTACATGGTCACAGGTAGGTGATTAAGTAGTCTCTTCTTGACTTACATTATAAAAAACAtccagggagagaaaaaaagtcatgttgTGAGTGCTTCCAGTCTAAACCACATAAGAAGCAAAGCTTGAAACCAAGTATTTCCAGctttcccttttaaaatataaattgcaCTTTTATACAAAGCAATCCAAGGTCTAAATAGTAGTAAAGGTCTGGAGTTGCCTTACTGTACCAGAGAGTATCTGTGTTCACATCTGAAGTACAGGCAACTAGTTTTCAGCCATTCTGCACACAAAGCTCTATATCTTTCTGCTTTAAAAGGGCCTGCCATTAAATGCCATGCCACTGGGTGGGGAatgaacaaagaaataaaaaacaataacAGGAGTTTAAGGCCTTTATCTCCACAAGGAGCTGAAAACTGTGGCACAACCCATGACCAATACTTGATACAGAAAATAGCACACTCCCACCGAAGGCTTCATAAATCAGTCATTCTTTCTAACGTTTGCCACACAAGACAGTCATACCATCAGCAAGCAACAGTGCCAATTAAGCATTTTTAAGGTCTTCAAAAATTCACTGAAAGGGCACTTCTGAGAAAGATAATCTTACAGATTTGGTTTCAAAAATAGACACCACACTCACATTCAAGGGACATTCTTCACTTTTAGGCCTTTGTCACAAATCTGAATCTTTATTGTTCTGAAATAAATGCTATAAACATAAGACTCAAAACAAGAACTCCAACTTTCAGTCTCAGAAGAGGTGTGGTTCAATGCCCATATCACATGTAACAAGAAAGTttccttaaaaaggaaaaaaattactgtaaagtCTTTCTTACGAACGAAAATGCAATCCTTTTTCTCATTACTTTGTGTACAGGCGGGCACCAAAAaaacttttgcattttcttttgaattctTGCTATGATGCTTGACGAACTTTTTGCCATTCAACAAATTCATCCAGAAGCACAGGCCCTGCAAATGGATGAAACTTGGAGTTATATTTGCCCATGTCTTTCAAATATCTTCTCTTAAAGTATGAAGGTTAAAACTGCTGTTTTAGGAAACATTCACATCAATCCTATGGCCAAATACTCGTAGACTACTACAATCATTCCAACCCAAGGGTGGCAAAAAGTGCACAAAAAATGGTAGACAGAATTATGGAAAAAAGTGTTCCTGATATCTGACAGGTGCACTGAACTGAACGGAAGGCATAAAAATAAGGTTATATCGTAAATTAGCACAACTAAATCCTTCTTCCTAAAGCTTTCAAAATTGTAAATAATTAGAACATGTACCAAAATGGAATTAATGCAATTCAGTCATAGCATCACTGACTACTAGGTGTGTTCAGTTCCAAGTACCAGCAGGTAGGCAACATAATCATTAAGTTGGAGTTTATTATACATTAGTACAAAATGAGAGTTTGCTGTTTATAGTTGCACTTTCAAGTCTATAGTTTCATGCAGCAGGCACCTTTACTAGATCCTCATTGAATACAAGCTGGCTCAAGTACACCATCATACCACTACAACTAATATCTGCAGTTTGAAGATGGATGGTTATCAAGACTGTTTTTCTATGCATTGCTGGAGAATAATTACTTTATACCTTACAGTATTGTTTCTGTTacagaaatgtgttttatgTGCTAATAGTTGAATAAGCAAAACATTAAGAATACTTACATGCACCATCTTCATCATAGTTGCTAAGATCTGCATGGACAGTTCTGCTGAACTCTAGTACATTGTACCACTGATCCTTGTTCATAACTCTATATTTCGATTGCTagggaaaattatttcagaacatTAAAATGTCAAATGGTGTTTGGTACTGTTGCATCTCATTTATCTAATTTTATCTTCAATCAGTTCCTAATAAAGCATTTAATGGAGAACAATGGCTACTATTTACttggtttttcatttttaaaaatactacgCATGTACATATTTCTTAGTTATGAAACTACATAAAATGATTTCTTGAAAGATCAGAGCAAAATTGAAATACTGTGGAATCAGGAAGTTACCACTCTAAGCTTCAAAAAACTGGTAAATTTTTGTCTGAAGCGGGGCATATCTAAGATCTATTTCCAGAtagaactatttaaaaaaaaatatcttcttttctccagggtaCAATACATTATGATCATAAAGACATCTACTTTGCAACATTGGTACTGATTTGAAGCCAGGGCATAGTCTCAAGCCTAGCATGTTTCACAACCTACACACATCCACATGACTCATTCACTTACAGCTAAACTGACCAAAATCTTCCAGAGACAGCCAAAGATACAGTATCTACATACTGTATCTGAACAAAGCAAACTTGAAATTCAGCAGAGATGCAGCTGAAGAAACTAACGGAgactatttaattttaaatttatctttACAGTATAATTAGGATGGAATTTTAGTTGCCTTTGATAAGAGAAAGGGGGTGGGACACAGGGAAAAAGAATCCGTATGCATACAAGAACACTGTTTCATAAGCACATTGAGGAAGGGAATGGGAGCAATATAGATGTATTCTTGAGTAAAACACAAATCCTGAAATCTTTTCACAGAACACTCCAACTACTATGCCATCATTCAGAAAGTCAAGGAAACTTGTACCTCCAGGTATtgataaaatactgaaaacagtGGCCAAGTTCTTCCGAGCAGAAGAGCTAACATGGACTTCGCAGTATCAATATCAAGACTTCGCTGGTCTTTTTCCTAAGATTGATTAAAGAAAGCACAGGAAACCATTCAAGTACAAGCTTGCTGAATAAACAAAGTAAGAACTTTTCTAATGTTCCAGTAGTCTTACCCTTGCAAAATCAAAGGCATATCTGTAGATATTCTTAAAGGATGAAATGTCATTCAACTGTGACCGCAAGAAGTCAAATTTACTCTGTAATTTTTCTGTGCAGTCACacctaaaataaaacaaaacacaaaacccaacaaataaCATTAGAAGCTCAAAACACAACATTTaggcaatgaaaaaaaaaggtcagcaaacaaaaaaattaaagttacCAAAATGCAATCATCAGATATACAGGAGTAATACTATAAAAGTGACTTAAAGAATATTGAACATGCTTAACATTTGCAGCTGACTGAAATGATGAATTCTGGCTTCTgtaagtttttttgttttaactatATCAGCAACATAATATGTCTGCTTTACTTCTCAAATAGCAGTCTTTTTATGCCATAGTCTGCAATGTACACTCATACCCAGCAGTACCTGATCATTCAATCACTATGAAAGTTTGGAGAAAAAGAGTATTCAGTATGCATTAAGTGGCAAAATCTAGCTTTATGCCATATCTCtttgagaaaaacaaaccctaaacGTGTAGTTTTGAAGTGTGTGTTTACAAACAGCAGGAGTGAGCTGGCACTCTGCACAACATAACAGCCTGCTCATATTTTATGACCAATAAATGCAAGCTCTGATAAACCTACCACCTGAATTAGTCAGTAGCTATTCAACTAAAAAAATCAAGGTCTGTAGAAGAGTGTCCAGGTCTGCTAGTTGACAGGATAATAGTTCGGTAAAAATAACCCTTTGACAGAAAAGATCTCCATGTATTTTACTCAGCAAGgaactttgttttcaaatagAAAATGGGCTAGATTTCCCATAATGGCAAAGGAGAATGTAATTTACACTTGCTAATCCTGCAGGAAAGACTCACTCAAAAGAACAGTTGTTACATCACGTTTTATTCTTATAAAATAGCTgccatgattaaaaaaaataattaaataatctACCTTGCCTTGTATTCTTTGTGACAGAAGCAATACTTTCAGAAATGCAGAGGTACATAAATACTTCCTTTGGTCATGTGTCCCCCTTTACGCAGCCTGCCTCTCAGAGAATACATCTGCATCTCTAACAGCTCCACATGGACTTGTCACATAGGCCCACAGAAAGGGCCCTTCTGGAGTACCGAAGCAGGTTGCTGAGATGCTGTACTTTGCCCACAGCTGATACTTCCTGTTCCCCAAGTCTACCAGCCTGTGTATGCacagctgtctgtctgtcagtcTGTCCCTCTCAGACTTTGACAAGAGAAATGTAGCAATTCCAGTTGATGCAGCCTTTTGTTATTTCTTGTCTCTAGCAGCATCCATCTAAAGCAGCACTGAGTCCTAGCCATGATCAgtgctaaataaataaaattattagcTAATTAGGCTAAATATTCAGATGACAGAACTAATATATTCTGCAATAAGCCATACATGAATTTGAAAAGAACTCTAGTTAAAAAAGCTTTGGTAAATTTAATGGAagataaaattacttttttttgtcttcagcaATCTAATTGGTCTAGCCCTTAAAACAGCATTATGCTATGCTAGAAAGGAATCTCATCTTACATTCATATCTCTTCTTTCCATATTCAAACCTTCATACTTCCAGTAGAATGCCCTGTACATTTGAGGACAAATCTACCTATTTAACATCTATGTAAATGCTCGTGTTGTTAGTGTACTAGTGACATATTTAAGCTACTTTTAAGGTGGGTTTACAGCACATTTTGCTAAATATAGTTTACTGAGATTTACCGTACCATCGGTAAACACAAAATTTCAACATGTTTAAATTTCTTACAGAACTGTTAAAATTGTTCAAATTATCACAAATTTAAGTGCAAAGTAAAAAGCCAGTTATTGTCTACTGTATTATTGGTTATGTGTATTTTAATGAAGAAGTGATTCTTCTGAAAAAGTTGGTATAAAAATGTGCAATTATTAAGCCTCAAGACTCCTGAACTATTTATTATCatcatttaaaaccaaacagtCAAACAGATCACGCTGAGACAGGCACCACCAG
Proteins encoded in this region:
- the DCUN1D5 gene encoding DCN1-like protein 5, which gives rise to MPVKKKRKSSGAAAGDDTSLKKCKLGRSQASGKLIGGEEHFSSKKCLAWFYEYAGPDEVVGPEGMEKFCEDIGVEPENIIMLVLAWKLEAESMGFFTKEEWLKGMTSLQCDCTEKLQSKFDFLRSQLNDISSFKNIYRYAFDFAREKDQRSLDIDTAKSMLALLLGRTWPLFSVFYQYLEQSKYRVMNKDQWYNVLEFSRTVHADLSNYDEDGAWPVLLDEFVEWQKVRQAS